TTGCGCAAGCTTCGGCGCCGGCCCGGCCTGGCGCCGCGTGCTCGTGAGCCGCGCCGATTCGATGGAGACGCTGGTGGTGCTCGACGCGCGCGGCCTGTCCGGGCTGCTGAAGGTCGCGACCGAGGCGCCTGAAGGGCTGCTGGACGACGCGATCCGCAAGGTCGGCGACGAGCGGCTCGTCGAGCGCGCGATTCGCGGGAGAACGGTGGTGGAGGCGTCGTTGTGACGACGTCGTCTGCGCGCTTGCGCGGTGCGCGCGGCGCCGCATCGTGCCGCGCGCCTTCGTGCGTGAACTACATGGCGAAGCGGTCGGTCGCCGCGAGCAGCGCGCTCAGGATGCCCGGTTCGTTGTATGCATGCCCGGCGTCGGGCACGATTTCCAGCGTCGCGTCCGGCCACGCCTTCGACAGCTCCCACGCGGTGCGCGCCGGCGTCGCGATGTCGTAACGCCCCTGAACGATCACGCCCGGAATGCCCGCCAGGCGATGCGCGTCGCGCAGCAGCTGCCCTTCATCGACGAAGCCGCGATTCACGAAGTAATGATTCTCGATGCGCGCGAACGCGAGCGCGTAGTGGCCGTCCGCGAAATGCTCGGCGAGTGCCGGATCGGGCAGCAGCGTGATCGTGCGGCCTTCCCACACGCTCCACGCACGGGCGGCCTCGAGCCTGGCCGTTTCGTCGTCGCCCGTCAGCCGTCGATGGTAGGCGGCCATCAGATCGTCGCGCTCGGCCGGCGGAATCGGCGCGATGAATGCTTCCCACAGATCGGGAAACAGCCACGAGGCACCTTCCTGGTAGTACCACAGCAGCTCGGCGCGTCGCATCGTGAAGATGCCGCGCACGATCAGCGCGCTGACGCGCGCCGGATGCGTTTCCGCATACGCGAGACCGAGCGCGCTGCCCCACGAGCCGCCGAACACGAGCCATTGATCGGCACCGACCATCTCGCGCAGGCGTTCGATGTCGGCGACCAGATGCCAGGTCGTGTTGTTGTCGAGGCTTGCGTGCGGCGTCGAGCGTCCGCAGCCGCGCTGGTCGAACAGCAGCACGTCGTAGCGCTGCGGGTCGAACAGACGGCGATGGTCGGCACTGCAGCCGGCGCCGGGGCCGCCGTGCAGGAACACGGCGGGCTTGCCGGCCGGATTGCCGCAGCGCTCCCAATAGATGCGGTGGCCATCGCCGGTGTCGAGATAGCCGTGGGCGTAGGGTTCGATCGGTGGATACATGGCGGCTCCTCGTGAACGGGGTCGCAGGCATTATGCGTGAAACGGCCGCGGTGTGTTCGGCGGGCGGCGTTTGCGCTAACCTGCGGGTTCTGAAAAAAAACACAACAGGGCCAAAATGATTCGCGACATGGAGGCTGTGCTCGACTATTGGCACAGTGTCGAATTCTTCAACAGCTACGATCTCGACGACCAGCTCGAGCAGGCACGCGGGCGCCGGCAGAACACGATCTGCGTGCGCGCCGACGCGACGGCGCGCGAAAGCTGGGAAGCCGCGGCCGGGCGAGCGGGGGCGCTGTACCTCGTCCCGTTCGACGTGTCGCTCGCGACACGGTTGATCGAAGCGCATGTCGCCGAGCGCTCGACGGCGCGCAGCGCCATCGAGCGGATTCGCGACGAGGAGATGGCGCCCGAGGGGCTGACGTGCTTCGCGAAACTCGCGATCGGCGCGGGCGGTCGCTCGAGCGGTGACGCGTTGAGCGTGTCCGCGTTGCCGTGGGCGCTTGGACGGCTGCGCGACGGCGAGCTGTCCGACCTCAACGCCGCGGCGTTCGACGCGCATGCGGCCACGCTCAAGAGCGATGTCGACGCGTTGCTCGGCGGCGGCACGATCGTCATCGATTGCGACGTGCTGGCTGCAATGGCTGCACGTCTGCAGGCCTGGGCGGGGCTGGCGCCCAAAGACGGGCTGCTCGCGTGGATGGTGGTCGAGTCTTCCGATCGGAGTCGTCCGACGCGCCAGCTGCGCGATGCGCGCGTGCCGGCCGGCACGGTCGCGCCGAGCGCCGCCGACGAGCCCGCCGCACCATCGGACGCCGATACCGATACCGACGAGGACGATACTGCAGCCGGGCTGCCGATTCTGAACAGCTTCTACGTGCGCGATCTGGCGGACGCGCGCCGGCTACTGCGCGCGCCTGCGCCGCCGCGCGCACTGATCGCGTATCTGGCGACGCACGATGCGGCGAAAACGGATCTCGATGCGTATCCGGCCGGGCAGCGCGAAATCGTCGATGCGCTGCACCCCGCGCACGGCGTCGCGGGACGCTGGCCGTCTCCGCCGGCGCACGTGCAGTCTCTGATGCAGCAGTATTCGCTGAACAAGATGAAGACGTTGGGCGTCGGCGAATTGCTCGCGGTCAACGGGCCGCCCGGCACCGGCAAGACGACGATGCTGCGCGATCTGATCGCGCATCTGGTCGTGGCGCGGGCGAGCGTGCTGGCGGCGTTGCCGGACTGGCGCGCCGGCCTGTCGGGGACGGTCGTCGAGGCGGACGTCGGGACGAAAACGTATCGGGTTCCCGCACTCGCGCCTGCGTTGACGGGCTACGAGATCGTCGTCGCATCGACGAACAATGGAGCGGTCGAGAATCTGTCGCTCGAACTGCCGCAGCGTCGCCATCTCGATCCGGACCTTCGCGAGCGACTGTCTTACTTCGGTCCCGTCGCAACGAAGTATGCCGGCAGCCGGGCAGGGAAGCCCTGGCAGTTGTCCGAGCCGGTGTGGGGGCTCGTCGCCGCGGCACTCGGCAAGCGCGCGAACGGCCGGCGATTCAGCAACGTCTTCAGTCAGTATGCGGCCACGCCTGCCGACAAACCGCAGGACGCGATCCTGTCGAGCAAGGACGTCGATTTTCCGAGCTGGGAGGCCGTGGGCGCGATGACGTACTGGCGCTACCGCAGCCAGTGGCGTGCCGGCGCGGTCGCGCGCGTGCCGTTCGACGTCGCGCAGCAGAATTTCCTGGCCGCACAGCGTACCTTCGACGCCGCGCGCCGCGAACTCGAACGGCTCGACGCGCGGCTCGATGCGATCGAGCAGGCGTGGCCGAAAGTGGTCGCCTGCTGTGCCGACCTCGCGCCGTTCGATCGTTGCATGCTGACATCCCAGCGCGAGACGCTCGATGCTCGTATCGAGCGTCTCGATCGCGAGGCGCTGCAGTTCGAGCGCCAACTCGGTCCGTCGTGGTTGCGGTGGTTGTCGAAATGGCTGCGGCGCGACGCCTACCGCGGCTGGCGCGCCGCCACCGATGCTGCACTCCTGCTGCGCAACGTTCGCGACGACTTGCGCGAAGCCGAGCAGATTCACGCGAAGTACGACGTGCCGCTATGGAACGGCGCCGATCTCGCACGCGGTGCGGAAGTCGAGCGCGCGAGCAGCCAGAAACATGCGTTCTGGCAAGGCGCGGTTATCAACGTATTGAGAAACGAACTCTTCGTTGCGGCGATGGCCTTGCACGAAGCGTTCTTCCTGACCGTCCACGCGGAAAAGCCGGCCTTCGACGAGCTCGTCTACGCCTTGTCCAATCAGCTGTCGCGACCGCCGACGCGCGGCGCAAACACACTGTGGCAATGGTTCTTCATGCTGACGCCCGTCGTGTCGAGCACGTTTGCATCGATTCGGCGGCAATTCGCCGGCGTCGATGCGGAGGGACTCGGCTGGCTCGTGATCGACGAGGCTGGACAGGCCGTGCCGCAGGCCGCGGTGGGCGCGTTGATGCGTGCGCAACGCATCGTCGTCGTCGGCGATCCGCAGCAGATTCCTCCTGTCGTCACGCAGTCCACGCAACTGCTCGCGAACCTCGGCGAGCACTGGCTCGGCGAACTGCGCGCGCGGTATGCGGTCGACCGTCAGTCCGTGCAGACGCTGGCCGATCGCGTCTGCGCGTTCGGCGTCAGGCATCCGACGATGCCGGACCGGTTCATCGGTGTGCCGCTGATCATTCATCGGCGGTGTCACGATCCGATGTTCGATATCGCAAACGCGATCGCTTACGGCGGCCGCATGCTGCACGAGCGGAAGATGCGGACGACTGACGTCTGTTTGCCGGCACCGCATCCCGCGCTCGGCCCGAGCGCCTGGTGGGACGTGCGTGCGGTGGCCGATGCGGAGTCGAAGTACGTGCCGGAGCAGGGCGAGCGCGTGTTCGATGCGCTGGTCCGGCTATTCGTGCAGTCGGCGGACACGACCGACGCGATGCCCGATGCGTTCGTCATCACGCCGTTCCGGCAAGTGAAGCGCGGTCTCGTCGAACGGCTCGGCGATCGCGATCGTTGGACGCGGGCGCTTGCCGGAACGGGAAAGCGCGTGCCGGCCGATCTGACGGACTGGATCCGTAAGTGTGTCGGTACCGTGCATACGTTTCAGGGCAAGGAGAGCGAAATCGTGTTTTTCGTGCTCGGCTGCGATCGACGGCATGAAGGCGCGATGAACTGGGCTTCGGCGGAAGCAAATCTGCTGAACGTTGCCGTCACGCGCGCGAAGTCCTATCTCTACGTGATCGGCGATGCGACGCTCTGGGGAGACAAACCGTACTTCGACGTCGCGCTGAATCGGCTGACGCGCAACGCGCAGCACATCGAGCGTTGCGCGGCGGCCGGTTGATGACGCACTCGCGCGCGTCGAGCGGAGAGACGCGAGCTG
The sequence above is a segment of the Burkholderia multivorans ATCC BAA-247 genome. Coding sequences within it:
- the pip gene encoding prolyl aminopeptidase translates to MYPPIEPYAHGYLDTGDGHRIYWERCGNPAGKPAVFLHGGPGAGCSADHRRLFDPQRYDVLLFDQRGCGRSTPHASLDNNTTWHLVADIERLREMVGADQWLVFGGSWGSALGLAYAETHPARVSALIVRGIFTMRRAELLWYYQEGASWLFPDLWEAFIAPIPPAERDDLMAAYHRRLTGDDETARLEAARAWSVWEGRTITLLPDPALAEHFADGHYALAFARIENHYFVNRGFVDEGQLLRDAHRLAGIPGVIVQGRYDIATPARTAWELSKAWPDATLEIVPDAGHAYNEPGILSALLAATDRFAM
- a CDS encoding DEAD/DEAH box helicase, whose protein sequence is MEAVLDYWHSVEFFNSYDLDDQLEQARGRRQNTICVRADATARESWEAAAGRAGALYLVPFDVSLATRLIEAHVAERSTARSAIERIRDEEMAPEGLTCFAKLAIGAGGRSSGDALSVSALPWALGRLRDGELSDLNAAAFDAHAATLKSDVDALLGGGTIVIDCDVLAAMAARLQAWAGLAPKDGLLAWMVVESSDRSRPTRQLRDARVPAGTVAPSAADEPAAPSDADTDTDEDDTAAGLPILNSFYVRDLADARRLLRAPAPPRALIAYLATHDAAKTDLDAYPAGQREIVDALHPAHGVAGRWPSPPAHVQSLMQQYSLNKMKTLGVGELLAVNGPPGTGKTTMLRDLIAHLVVARASVLAALPDWRAGLSGTVVEADVGTKTYRVPALAPALTGYEIVVASTNNGAVENLSLELPQRRHLDPDLRERLSYFGPVATKYAGSRAGKPWQLSEPVWGLVAAALGKRANGRRFSNVFSQYAATPADKPQDAILSSKDVDFPSWEAVGAMTYWRYRSQWRAGAVARVPFDVAQQNFLAAQRTFDAARRELERLDARLDAIEQAWPKVVACCADLAPFDRCMLTSQRETLDARIERLDREALQFERQLGPSWLRWLSKWLRRDAYRGWRAATDAALLLRNVRDDLREAEQIHAKYDVPLWNGADLARGAEVERASSQKHAFWQGAVINVLRNELFVAAMALHEAFFLTVHAEKPAFDELVYALSNQLSRPPTRGANTLWQWFFMLTPVVSSTFASIRRQFAGVDAEGLGWLVIDEAGQAVPQAAVGALMRAQRIVVVGDPQQIPPVVTQSTQLLANLGEHWLGELRARYAVDRQSVQTLADRVCAFGVRHPTMPDRFIGVPLIIHRRCHDPMFDIANAIAYGGRMLHERKMRTTDVCLPAPHPALGPSAWWDVRAVADAESKYVPEQGERVFDALVRLFVQSADTTDAMPDAFVITPFRQVKRGLVERLGDRDRWTRALAGTGKRVPADLTDWIRKCVGTVHTFQGKESEIVFFVLGCDRRHEGAMNWASAEANLLNVAVTRAKSYLYVIGDATLWGDKPYFDVALNRLTRNAQHIERCAAAG